The following are encoded together in the Mesoplodon densirostris isolate mMesDen1 chromosome 2, mMesDen1 primary haplotype, whole genome shotgun sequence genome:
- the PRMT6 gene encoding protein arginine N-methyltransferase 6, which produces MSQPKRRKLESGGGGEGGEGTEEEDGGELEVALPRPRRTRRERDQLYYQCYSDISVHEEMIADRVRTDAYRLGILRNWAALRGKTVLDVGAGTGILSIFCVQAGARRVYAVEASDIWQQAREVVRLNGLEDRVHVLPGPVETVELPEQVDAIVSEWMGCGLLHESMLSSVLHARTKWLKEGGLLLPASAELFVAPISDQMLELRLSFWSQMKQLYGVDMSCLESFATRCLMGHSEIVVQGLSGEDVLARPQCFAQLELARVGLEQELEAGVGGRFRFSCYGSAHMHGFAIWFQVIFPGGDSEKPLVLSTSPFHPVTHWKQALLYLNEPVQVEQDTDVSGEITLLPSQDNHRHLRVLLRYKVGDQEEKTKDFAMED; this is translated from the coding sequence ATGTCGCAGCCCAAGAGAAGAAAGCTTGAGTCGGGGGGCGGCGGCGAAGGAGGGGAGGGAACTGAAGAGGAAGATGGCGGAGAGCTGGAGGTGGCCCTGCCACGACCCCGGAGGACTAGGCGGGAGCGGGACCAGCTGTACTACCAGTGCTACTCGGATATATCGGTCCACGAGGAGATGATTGCCGACCGCGTCCGCACCGATGCCTACCGCCTGGGTATCCTGCGGAACTGGGCAGCGCTGCGGGGCAAGACCGTGCTGGACGTGGGCGCGGGCACCGGCATTCTCAGCATCTTCTGTGTCCAGGCCGGGGCCCGGCGCGTGTACGCGGTGGAGGCCAGCGACATCTGGCAACAGGCCCGGGAGGTGGTGCGGCTCAACGGGCTGGAGGACCGGGTGCACGTCCTGCCGGGGCCGGTGGAGACGGTGGAGTTGCCGGAGCAGGTGGATGCCATCGTGAGCGAGTGGATGGGCTGCGGACTCCTGCACGAGTCCATGCTGAGCTCTGTGCTCCACGCGCGGACCAAGTGGCTGAAGGAGGGCGGTCTTCTACTGCCGGCTTCCGCCGAGCTCTTCGTGGCGCCCATCAGCGACCAGATGCTGGAGTTGCGCCTAAGCTTCTGGAGCCAGATGAAGCAGCTCTACGGTGTGGACATGAGCTGCCTGGAGAGCTTCGCCACGCGCTGCCTCATGGGCCACTCAGAAATCGTGGTGCAAGGCCTGTCCGGCGAGGATGTGCTGGCCCGGCCGCAGTGCTTTGCTCAGCTGGAGCTGGCCCGCGTCGGCCTGGAGCAGGAGCtggaggcgggggtgggtgggcgcTTCCGCTTCAGCTGCTACGGCTCGGCTCACATGCACGGCTTTGCCATCTGGTTCCAGGTGATCTTCCCCGGAGGGGACTCGGAGAAACCCCTGGTGCTGTCCACCTCGCCTTTTCACCCAGTCACGCACTGGAAGCAGGCACTCCTCTACCTGAACGAGCCTGTGCAAGTGGAGCAAGATACGGACGTTTCCGGAGAGATCACGCTGCTGCCCTCCCAGGACAACCACCGTCACCTACGCGTGCTGCTGCGCTACAAAGTGGGCGACCAGGAGGAAAAGACCAAAGACTTTGCCATGGAGGACTGA